One Bdellovibrionota bacterium DNA window includes the following coding sequences:
- a CDS encoding cyclic nucleotide-binding domain-containing protein, translating to MGMMLAVSPNGDFVASIPLALTIGPKSLTDWKRRIPPSRYKAGQVLFYRGHLPYGLFVIHEGAVELRITEKDLHAPLKAGPGAMLGLASLVANQPYPLTALVVNDVLVSFTEKSTLLHWIQHSDPLLVHELKFLKGGNEIKRKSARKSV from the coding sequence ATGGGGATGATGCTGGCTGTATCGCCCAACGGAGACTTCGTGGCTTCCATCCCCTTGGCTCTGACCATCGGTCCGAAATCTCTGACCGACTGGAAAAGGCGAATTCCCCCCTCTCGGTATAAAGCGGGACAAGTTCTTTTTTACCGAGGGCACCTTCCGTACGGCCTCTTTGTGATTCACGAGGGCGCCGTCGAACTCCGAATCACGGAGAAGGACCTACACGCGCCGCTGAAAGCCGGACCTGGCGCCATGTTGGGCCTCGCTTCGTTGGTGGCGAATCAGCCCTACCCGCTTACGGCCCTCGTCGTGAATGACGTTCTGGTTTCCTTTACTGAAAAGTCGACGCTTCTCCATTGGATTCAACACTCCGATCCTCTTTTAGTGCACGAACTGAAGTTCCTAAAAGGGGGAAACGAAATCAAGAGGAAGAGCGCCCGCAAATCCGTTTAG
- a CDS encoding alginate export family protein, giving the protein MNNSAVFVAFLFIAARLHAQETKPLEEVAAPTPTPSPQPAAPPKWELGGEARFRYEGRENSDFSNTTDDGSRFIGSRIRMNVTLRPMATLEGFIQPQFSGFWGQTEAGIGGGGTITGGTSTSGALKDRDLSLHQAYVKWDMNPELLLKVGRQEMNYGDAVVIGNVDFSNVGRSFDAALVRFHRNAHWIDAFYSKLGESDVADSGIGGGSDFAGAYAGIGLPEPMKALDFYTLWLRDDRAGSPTTFNFATLGARTKFVVGLVDGRFEGAFQVGEHRGEDMRAYMLDLETGYTFAVREGLRVGLEYNRASGDDSSTSTFTRFHQLFPTAHRWLGYMDILGRQNVQSGVFRLSWKPTAAWTFTSDLHTFWRVDQNDVLYSIATELPLAGQASPPTETGLHAGEELDLLVALKVNDHVHLEALGGLFFPGAYMDHVIGLDLAYFAYTQVKFSL; this is encoded by the coding sequence ATGAACAACAGCGCAGTGTTCGTTGCTTTCCTGTTCATCGCTGCACGTCTTCACGCTCAAGAAACGAAACCACTGGAGGAAGTTGCGGCTCCGACGCCCACTCCTTCTCCGCAACCCGCGGCACCGCCCAAGTGGGAACTCGGCGGGGAAGCGCGTTTTCGATATGAAGGCCGGGAGAATTCCGATTTTTCAAACACGACCGATGACGGATCACGTTTCATCGGATCGCGAATCCGAATGAACGTAACGTTGCGCCCCATGGCCACCCTTGAGGGATTCATCCAACCGCAATTCTCAGGCTTTTGGGGACAGACGGAAGCCGGCATCGGCGGGGGCGGAACGATCACAGGCGGAACGTCGACCAGTGGCGCCTTAAAGGATCGGGACCTCTCACTTCACCAAGCCTACGTGAAGTGGGATATGAATCCCGAGCTCCTCCTTAAAGTCGGCCGGCAAGAGATGAACTACGGCGATGCCGTGGTGATCGGAAACGTCGACTTTTCGAACGTCGGTCGCTCGTTCGATGCGGCGCTGGTTCGCTTTCACCGGAACGCTCACTGGATCGACGCATTTTATTCAAAACTGGGAGAGAGCGATGTTGCGGATTCGGGAATCGGTGGCGGCTCGGACTTCGCGGGTGCGTACGCCGGCATCGGGCTTCCCGAGCCGATGAAGGCTCTGGATTTCTACACCCTCTGGCTCCGTGACGATCGTGCAGGCTCCCCCACCACATTTAACTTCGCCACGCTGGGAGCGCGGACAAAATTTGTTGTAGGCCTGGTCGACGGCCGCTTTGAAGGAGCGTTCCAGGTGGGCGAACACCGCGGCGAGGACATGCGGGCGTATATGTTGGACCTTGAGACCGGCTATACGTTCGCCGTGCGCGAAGGGCTTCGTGTCGGTTTGGAATACAATCGCGCCTCCGGAGACGACTCGTCGACGTCGACGTTCACCCGCTTCCATCAACTTTTCCCGACCGCACATCGATGGCTCGGGTACATGGATATTCTCGGAAGACAAAACGTTCAATCCGGCGTCTTTCGCCTCTCTTGGAAACCAACCGCCGCATGGACGTTCACATCGGATCTCCATACGTTTTGGCGTGTGGATCAGAACGACGTGCTTTACTCGATTGCGACGGAATTGCCCCTGGCCGGTCAGGCCTCGCCCCCTACCGAGACCGGGCTTCACGCGGGCGAAGAGCTCGATCTCCTCGTGGCGCTGAAAGTGAACGATCATGTTCATCTCGAAGCTCTGGGCGGCCTCTTCTTCCCCGGAGCCTATATGGATCATGTGATCGGCCTTGATCTGGCCTACTTTGCCTACACGCAGGTGAAGTTCAGCTTATGA
- a CDS encoding CBS domain-containing protein yields the protein MKKVKDIMTSEVFFVHPDDKLDLAEDLMRWQRIRHVPVVDQSRHVVGMLTHRDLLKAAVSSLARLPKNRQEEIFAHVIVKEIMRKKVLTTTPETDLREVAALMLDTKVGCLPVINHEKRLVGIVTEADFLTLSWDVE from the coding sequence ATGAAGAAAGTCAAAGACATCATGACTTCCGAAGTTTTCTTCGTCCATCCGGACGACAAGCTCGATCTGGCCGAAGACCTCATGCGCTGGCAGCGGATCCGCCATGTTCCGGTCGTGGATCAGTCCAGACACGTCGTCGGAATGCTCACGCATCGGGACCTTCTAAAAGCCGCCGTTTCCAGTTTGGCCCGTCTTCCAAAGAACCGGCAAGAGGAAATTTTTGCGCATGTCATCGTGAAAGAGATCATGCGGAAGAAAGTGTTGACCACGACACCGGAGACCGATCTGCGTGAAGTGGCCGCTTTGATGCTCGACACCAAAGTCGGCTGTCTGCCGGTCATCAATCACGAAAAACGCTTGGTCGGGATTGTCACGGAAGCCGATTTCCTCACGTTGTCTTGGGATGTCGAATGA
- a CDS encoding TIGR04053 family radical SAM/SPASM domain-containing protein, translating into MPAPLDFSVAPFLAIWETTQACDLVCKHCRAMAQPLRSRNELTTDEGKNLLDQVADMGTRIMVLSGGDPVKRPDLFELIAHGKKRDLRMGTIPAAAPTLTRELIRNLKKTGLDQVAFSLDFPRAELHDEFRGVPGAFDRTIEATHWAHEFGIPLQINTTIMASSLPYLKEMGELAIRLGTVFWEVFFLVPTGRGNALQHLNSEMCERAFETLYELNRAHDFVLKVTEAPHYRRYVCEREGGITSTRTMPAQLRRAIGPGGSIGLAPKTVNSGNGFMFVSHEGELFPSGFLPIRAGNIRTDRLADVYRNSRLFFDLRNPKLLIGNCGGCVYRSICGGSRSRAYAVNGNYLGGEPWCTFPESRSESVKKSSIA; encoded by the coding sequence ATGCCCGCACCGCTCGATTTTTCGGTCGCTCCGTTTCTCGCCATTTGGGAAACCACGCAGGCGTGCGATCTCGTCTGCAAACATTGCCGGGCGATGGCGCAGCCGCTCCGATCCCGAAACGAACTGACCACGGATGAAGGGAAAAATCTCCTGGACCAAGTGGCGGATATGGGAACACGGATCATGGTGTTGAGCGGCGGCGATCCGGTCAAGCGTCCCGACCTGTTCGAGCTGATCGCCCACGGGAAAAAGCGCGATCTGCGCATGGGAACGATTCCGGCAGCGGCACCCACGCTTACTCGCGAACTCATCCGAAACCTTAAAAAAACTGGCCTGGATCAGGTAGCGTTCAGTCTCGATTTTCCGAGGGCCGAACTGCATGACGAGTTCCGCGGGGTCCCGGGAGCTTTCGACCGAACCATCGAGGCGACACACTGGGCGCACGAGTTCGGCATCCCGCTGCAGATCAACACGACGATCATGGCCTCTTCCCTTCCCTATCTGAAAGAGATGGGCGAGCTGGCGATCCGCTTGGGAACCGTCTTTTGGGAGGTCTTCTTCTTGGTGCCGACCGGCAGGGGCAACGCTCTTCAACACTTGAATTCGGAAATGTGCGAGCGGGCGTTTGAAACGCTGTACGAACTGAATCGGGCACACGATTTCGTTTTAAAGGTGACGGAGGCTCCGCATTACCGCCGTTACGTGTGCGAACGAGAAGGCGGAATCACGTCGACACGCACGATGCCGGCGCAACTTCGCCGGGCCATCGGTCCCGGGGGGAGCATCGGCCTGGCTCCGAAGACCGTGAACTCCGGGAACGGGTTCATGTTCGTCTCCCATGAAGGCGAGCTTTTCCCGAGCGGCTTTCTGCCGATTCGCGCGGGCAATATCCGAACCGATCGCCTGGCGGACGTCTACCGAAACTCCCGCCTCTTTTTCGATCTTCGAAATCCAAAACTCCTGATTGGAAATTGCGGCGGCTGCGTCTATCGCTCGATTTGCGGCGGCTCTCGTTCACGGGCTTACGCCGTCAACGGGAACTATCTCGGAGGTGAACCGTGGTGCACGTTCCCCGAGAGCCGGTCGGAATCCGTTAAAAAATCTTCCATAGCCTGA
- a CDS encoding NnrS family protein — translation MKPIPITETHGTPASEHAIDPYRVFFPLGVVAGLVGVGIWPLYAVGWISTIPSSIHVELQLQGFLFAFVLGFLMTALPRFSLTWHATWPELAWFSGLFLIGNVATAFGYFPIGRAAYLINMISLAIYAIRRFRKRKSDPPPEFVFVGAALLIGLFAATLRVAGLFGFMESGAEVFGRRLMSEGMMLMLVLGIGGKLAPMFFGFDATSPLISKMGEGVRFTRKHLAYLGIALVLLFSFVAEYAVSEKIGLWLRAIAATLIFLGTMKLHRRTKTKGVLVGVLKFSSWAVCLSLWGSAIHPRYRVEVLHVMFIGGFGMMILAIATRVILSHGNYPLDLERRSKSLFFAAFLLFGALICRAIAPLFVDAYFPLLGLAGTFWLFGLLLWGALFSTRTIVVRKK, via the coding sequence ATGAAGCCCATACCCATTACTGAGACCCACGGGACACCGGCTTCAGAGCACGCCATTGATCCGTACCGCGTCTTTTTCCCATTGGGCGTGGTGGCCGGCCTGGTCGGAGTCGGAATCTGGCCCCTTTATGCGGTCGGGTGGATTTCGACGATTCCATCGTCCATCCACGTGGAGCTTCAGCTGCAGGGCTTCCTATTCGCGTTCGTGCTGGGTTTCTTGATGACCGCGCTTCCGAGATTTTCGCTCACGTGGCACGCGACGTGGCCGGAGCTCGCCTGGTTTTCCGGCCTGTTCTTGATCGGAAATGTGGCCACCGCGTTTGGATATTTTCCCATCGGCCGAGCGGCATATCTGATCAATATGATTTCGCTGGCGATCTACGCCATTCGCCGTTTTCGGAAACGGAAATCGGATCCGCCTCCTGAATTTGTATTTGTAGGCGCGGCTCTTTTGATCGGTTTGTTCGCCGCGACTCTTCGCGTGGCGGGACTGTTCGGCTTCATGGAGTCCGGCGCCGAAGTTTTCGGGCGCAGATTGATGTCCGAAGGCATGATGTTGATGCTCGTCCTGGGAATCGGAGGCAAGCTCGCTCCGATGTTTTTCGGTTTCGACGCCACCTCTCCGCTCATTTCGAAGATGGGGGAGGGCGTCCGTTTTACGCGGAAACATCTTGCCTATCTTGGGATCGCGCTGGTTCTTCTTTTTTCTTTTGTCGCGGAATACGCGGTCTCCGAAAAGATCGGCCTCTGGCTCCGGGCGATCGCGGCGACACTGATTTTCTTGGGAACCATGAAGCTCCATCGCCGGACAAAAACCAAAGGGGTCCTGGTGGGAGTGCTGAAATTTTCGTCCTGGGCGGTCTGCTTGTCGCTCTGGGGTTCCGCCATTCATCCGCGATATCGCGTGGAGGTCTTGCACGTCATGTTTATCGGCGGATTTGGAATGATGATTTTGGCGATCGCCACGCGCGTGATCCTGTCCCACGGAAATTATCCTCTGGATCTAGAGCGACGATCGAAGTCTTTGTTCTTCGCCGCGTTTCTTCTGTTCGGCGCGCTGATTTGTCGTGCGATCGCGCCGCTATTTGTGGACGCGTATTTCCCCCTCCTCGGATTGGCCGGAACCTTCTGGCTTTTCGGCCTCCTCCTTTGGGGCGCACTCTTTTCGACCCGCACGATCGTCGTTCGGAAAAAATAA